DNA sequence from the Acidimicrobiales bacterium genome:
AGCGCGCCGAATCGCGAGGAAGGCGGACCGAAAGGCATCGCCATCGCGCCCGACGGCCAGACCTTTGCTGTCACCGGCGAGACCGTGCCGTTCGAGATCTACGATCTCGAAGCCCTGGTGAACGGCGACATCGGCACCGACTTCGACTCCGAGATGCGCTTCAGCTACGAACTCGCAGTCCTCGACTCGAACGATCGACGCGCCCGCCGCCTCGCAGCCGCAACCGCCGCCGCGGACAAGCGACTCGTCCGCCGGGTGGCCCATCTACGAGCCTGGATCCGTTATCAGAGGCGCCGCCGCGCCATGTGATCATCGGGCGGAGTTGTGCGACTCAGATCCACGACGCCGCTGCTGATGGTGACCGATCCGCAGGCGCGAGGTTGAACGGCCACCGGTAGGTGGCCGGCCGGTCGGCTAGTTGCGCGGGATCTGAGAGCCGTTGTTGCCGGGAGTGACTGCGAACTCGCTGTCGTCGGCGGTTTCGATGTCGCTGATCTCGGGCGGCTGGTAGCTGTCCTCGGTGACGTCTGGGTCCATTCCGAGATCGTAGCTCTAAGCGGGCAGGTCTAGGTGTAGGAGCAACAGACGTTGTTGACGCGTGATGCGGGTGGTCCGCCGACACCAGCAACGGTCGACGCGACGACACAACCCAGCGACAGGCCGTGGTCACCCAGAGGCGAGGCGGGCACCCTCGACACGGAACGAACCGATCAGACGCAGCCACCCCCGCCCTCGTGAATGAGCGGCGTCAGTTCCCTGGCCCCGGGATCTCGTGATTCTTATGTCCGCTTGTCGACTTGGTCGAGATCGAAAACGGAACGGTCACTCGATTGCGAATCTTCCATCCCTCTTCGCCCTTTTCCAGATCGACATGATAGAAGCCGGTCATGGATGTTTCGTGAAAGTTGCCGAACTCATCGATACGACTGCTTTCGAACTCGAAATGCGTTCTTGCCGTGGCGCGATCACCCAATAGGGTGATCTGCGGCGTATGGAGGCGGTGTGTATAAGGGTGGCCGAAGTCGTTGACGACTTGAGCCAATGCAGCACGACCACGAATTGGAGCAGTTGTGTCGGGCATGCCGGGTAAGTCGATTCCCTGGTAGACACCGTCAGGTGTGAAGAGATCTGCCCATGCGTCGCCCTCGCCGCTGTCGCTTAAACGTGCGTACGCTCCTTCGACTTCAAGGATCGCCAGCCTGTCGGCCATCTGGCTTGCGTCGGCACTCATCGCAGAATCGGAATCACTCACCATTTCCTGCTCGCATCTCGACGGGTACTTCTGTGCACATGAGTCACGACCCCCTGAACCTGGTATGTATCAACTGGAATTCGGATGGTGTGTTCATCACCGTAGCTCGGCTCTTCCGCCTGTCGCTTCTCGACCGTGCGCCCGGGAGGGAACCGTCAATCCTCATGGGCGAAGTCAGCGACAACTCAGCAGGAT
Encoded proteins:
- a CDS encoding nuclear transport factor 2 family protein produces the protein MSADASQMADRLAILEVEGAYARLSDSGEGDAWADLFTPDGVYQGIDLPGMPDTTAPIRGRAALAQVVNDFGHPYTHRLHTPQITLLGDRATARTHFEFESSRIDEFGNFHETSMTGFYHVDLEKGEEGWKIRNRVTVPFSISTKSTSGHKNHEIPGPGN